CTGCTCCTGAACGAACTGCTTCTTGTAGAGGCCGCCGTCGATGATGACCTTGCACATCGCCAACGCCAGGGCGGCGTCGGTGCCGATGCGGACCGGGAGGTGGTAGTCGGCGTGAATCGCGGACGGGGAGTAATCGGGCGCGATGGTGACGACCTCGCCGCCGTTGTACCGCGACTCGGCGACGTAGTGGTACCAGTGGATGTTGGTGTATACCGGGTTGGCGTGCCAGATCAGCGTCAGCTCGGCGAGGAACCAGTCGTCCATCGTCGAGGTCGGGTTGTACAGGCCCCAGGTAAGGTGCCAGCCCGGGCTGAAGTCCTGGAACTCGGCGTTGCCGTCGGTGGTCGGGGTGCCGAGCAGATCGCTGAACATACGGGACGGCGCCGCGCCGGGCTCGGGAGTGAGCAGCGTCAGCACCGACTCGGGGCCCTGCTCCTGGATGGCATCGAGCATGGCGTCGGCGATATCGTCCAGCGCCTCGTCCCACGAGACCTGCTTGAACTTACCCTCGCCGCGCTTACCGACCCGCTTCAGCGGGTGGGTGACCCGGTCCTGCGAATAATGGCAATGACTCCAGCAGGCCCCCTTCTGGCAGCCCATGGGGTTCATGTCTGGCACGCCGGGCTCGATCGCGTGGTGCAGGGACGACTGCTCTTCGCGCACGACCTTGCCGTCGCGCACGAAGACGCGCCACGAGCAGCCGCCGGGGTAGCAGTCCACCGAGTGACTGCCGAAGTGGACGCTGTCCCAGGTGAACTTGTGCCGGTACGCGTCGGCCCAGGTGGCCGTCGCCTTGCTCGACTTGGCCGTCGCTTTGGTCTTCGCACTCATAAGCTCTCCTCCTGCCGCGCTGACATACGGGTCCGTATGTGGGCTGGATTTTTCACATACGCCGGGGTATGTCAACACGAATGCGGCGCCGCGCGAAGAAACCGGTCAAGCCCCCCCGTGGAGGTAGGAATTCCGGATCGCGCGTGCCGTCCGGCAAGATGCGCGCGGCCGAACGGGGGACGGGCAGCCGCGACGACGCCAAGCGCGAGACGCGCGAGGCGCTGGTCCGCGCCGGTCTGGAGGAGTTCGCCGCCCGGGGGCTCGACGTCCCCAGCCTCGATGCCATCTGCGCGCGCGCCGGGTACACGCGGGGCGCGTTCTATGTCCATTTCAAGGACCGCGACGACCTCATCGTCGCGGCGATGGAGTCGGTGATCGGAACGTTCCTCGATGCGGTGGTGATGTCGAACCGCGGGGCCGACGACCTCGAGGAGACGGTGACGCGCTTTCTCGGCGCCGTGGTCGACGGCAATGCGCTCACCGGCGGCAGCGGCTCGATGCGCACCCATCGACTGCTCGACGTCTGCACGCGTTCGCCGCAGGTGCGGGCGCGGTTTCTCGAGTTGCTCCACGGCGCCCACGAGCGTCTCGTGCGCACCGCGAGCGCCGGACAGGCAGCCGGAACCGTCCGGCGCGACATTCCGGCCGAAGCGGTGGCAGGCATGCTGGGTACGCTGGCGATGGGAGTCGTCCAGCTCTACGAACTGGGAGCGCCGGTCGACGTCCCGGCCCTGCGGGCGGCGGTGCTCAAGGTGCTTGTAACTCCGGCTGCAGCCCCGGCGGCGCGGCCGGGCAAGGATGCGTTAGCGGGCGAGGTTCGCCGCCGTAGCCCACGGGTCATCCGCCCGCGCGCCCGGGCCGGCACCCGGCAAGGCGGGCCCTGAGCGACCGCGACGCCGGCACCCCCCGGCCCGCGCCCGACGATCCCGGGCGAACTCGATGCCGGAGGAGTCGTCGCAAGTCCAATCTCCTCTACTATCGGCCGCACCGCCCGATCTACAGCGCGTCGGTCCCGCGCTCGCCGGTGCGGATGCGGACGATGTCATCCACCGAAGACACGAAAATCTTGCCGTCGCCGATGCGCCCGGTGCGCGCGGCGCTTTCGATCACCGCCGCACATGCCGCCGCCTTGTCGTCGGCTACCAGCAACTCGATCTTGATCTTCGGCAGGAAGTCCACGACGTACTCCGCGCCGCGGTAGACCTCCGAGTGTCCCTTCTGTCGGCCAAAGCCCTTGACCTCGGAAACGGTCATCCCCTGCAAGCCCTCTCGAGTGAGCGCTTCCTTCACCTCGTCGAGCTTGAACGGCTTGATGATGGCCTCGATCTTCTTCATGAGCGCTCCTTGCGTCCGGGCAATTCATCCGCCGCACTGCGGCCGGCGCTAGAACGCCAGCAGCAACTCGGTGGCGACGATGTTCTGTCCGTTCACGAACGACTTCTCGTACTGGTAGATTTCCTTATTCGCTTCGTCGTGGCGGTACTCGGTGCGCCAGAGCAGACTGTCGAGCAGTCGCACGGTCACCGTCGGCGCCGTGATTTCCCATGCCGTGATCCCGCCCGTAACCGCCGGGTTCACGCTCATACCCCGCGTGTTTTGCGAGTCGACGAACACCTCGGCCCGCAGCGCCAGATCGATGCGCTCCGTTGCCTGCCAGATCGTGTAGCCCGCAAATCCCCACCAGTCGGCGCTGTCCTCGTTGTTCGGCCCGAGCAGCCGCGACTGGCTGCCGTAGTCGCCTTCCAGCACGAACGTCAGCGTGTCGAGCGGCCTTGCGGTCACAACCCCCGTAACCATCCCCAACTTCGAAGCCGACGACGGCGCATTGTAGGAGTTGCCCGGCGGATTGGCCGTCTGCTCCGGCCCGTATATCCCGGCGAAGTAGAGCGACAGGAAGTCCGCCGGGTTGATACCCAACCCACCGAGAAAACTGATGCCCGAGTTGTTGTCGACCGGGTTGTCCCAGCCGTTCACCAGAGCCGCGTCGACGGTCACGTACTCGCCGACGGGCATGCTCGCCAGGAGGCCGGTATGCGTAAACGGCACCGCATACCCGAACAGCATCGCATTCGTCAGGTTCGGGTTGAAGTTCGTCCAGGTCTTGAACACCTCGTAGCCGAGCAAGGTCACGAACTTTCCGCCCTTGAG
This genomic window from Candidatus Binatia bacterium contains:
- a CDS encoding TetR/AcrR family transcriptional regulator, translating into MPSGKMRAAERGTGSRDDAKRETREALVRAGLEEFAARGLDVPSLDAICARAGYTRGAFYVHFKDRDDLIVAAMESVIGTFLDAVVMSNRGADDLEETVTRFLGAVVDGNALTGGSGSMRTHRLLDVCTRSPQVRARFLELLHGAHERLVRTASAGQAAGTVRRDIPAEAVAGMLGTLAMGVVQLYELGAPVDVPALRAAVLKVLVTPAAAPAARPGKDALAGEVRRRSPRVIRPRARAGTRQGGP
- a CDS encoding P-II family nitrogen regulator; the protein is MKKIEAIIKPFKLDEVKEALTREGLQGMTVSEVKGFGRQKGHSEVYRGAEYVVDFLPKIKIELLVADDKAAACAAVIESAARTGRIGDGKIFVSSVDDIVRIRTGERGTDAL
- a CDS encoding porin; translated protein: MSERIVLRWVAVAAALTVAAVPTSVWGQGKTVADREMRALEARVNALEKQVNAQAAAEASDSKTVGQRIEAIEAQVKAAEATIAEKLGVEFHALVALDYLYNFNKPAWRTNTGIPVDTDANNFMLNDAALFLLRQKEDSAWGFFVSMDFGKTAQTLGSVTYWSNSSPPPGGAESADSFDLRDAYLTYKIPVGDGITLKGGKFVTLLGYEVFKTWTNFNPNLTNAMLFGYAVPFTHTGLLASMPVGEYVTVDAALVNGWDNPVDNNSGISFLGGLGINPADFLSLYFAGIYGPEQTANPPGNSYNAPSSASKLGMVTGVVTARPLDTLTFVLEGDYGSQSRLLGPNNEDSADWWGFAGYTIWQATERIDLALRAEVFVDSQNTRGMSVNPAVTGGITAWEITAPTVTVRLLDSLLWRTEYRHDEANKEIYQYEKSFVNGQNIVATELLLAF